The following coding sequences lie in one Arabidopsis thaliana chromosome 3, partial sequence genomic window:
- a CDS encoding F-box/RNI-like/FBD-like domains-containing protein (F-box/RNI-like/FBD-like domains-containing protein; CONTAINS InterPro DOMAIN/s: FBD (InterPro:IPR013596), F-box domain, cyclin-like (InterPro:IPR001810), F-box domain, Skp2-like (InterPro:IPR022364), FBD-like (InterPro:IPR006566), Leucine-rich repeat 2 (InterPro:IPR013101); BEST Arabidopsis thaliana protein match is: F-box/RNI-like/FBD-like domains-containing protein (TAIR:AT3G52680.2); Has 1900 Blast hits to 1872 proteins in 25 species: Archae - 0; Bacteria - 0; Metazoa - 0; Fungi - 0; Plants - 1900; Viruses - 0; Other Eukaryotes - 0 (source: NCBI BLink).), with protein sequence MKNSERFSAAKPLMEQGGKSSRKPGFMSEDRISELPEVLLLQILSSLPTKLVISTSVLSKRWLSLWKMVQRLEFESSRNIYDFAENVTRSLLSHKAPVLESLHLKVGDQFDGVYVGVWATIAFTRHVREFVLDLSSYHGPRVRFPTSLFCFDTLETLKLDYVYIYVPCPVSMKSLRTLHLLSVVYKGDESGHNLFASCPNLEHLVLRRGFFFDAVVNFIIDAPSLKTLLLSDPFSARESSRGYVIKAPSLKYLGIESVEGFEYFLIENVTELVEANIRNVSKIVNENILGSLKSAKRLSLDLSPLKITYPTEVMYHQLVYLEMHTHKVEWWNLLTHMLDSSPKLQVLKLIDRETRHENLEFDKKYKDQGKWNQPKYVPECLETFMWRNCNWGREEEKEVATYILRNARQLKKATFSTDPIEAKRLCKLAKRRKMREELDGVVMTSNSCHLVFEFE encoded by the exons ATGAAAAATTCTGAAAGATTTTCTGCAGCAAAGCCATTGATGGAACAagg tggcAAAAGTTCGAGAAAGCCAGGTTTTATGAGTGAGGACAGAATCAGTGAGTTGCCTGAAGTTTTGCTTCTGCAGATACTGTCTTCACTTCCTACAAAACTTGTCATATCCACAAGTGTTTTGTCCAAACGATGGCTATCTCTTTGGAAAATGGTACAAAGACTCGAGTTTGAATCTTCTCGAAACATATATGACTTTGCTGAAAACGTTACCAGGTCTTTGCTTTCACATAAAGCTCCAGTTCTAGAGAGTTTGCATCTGAAAGTTGGAGATCAATTTGATGGTGTTTATGTTGGAGTATGGGCTACAATTGCATTTACACGCCATGTTCGTGAGTTCGTACTCGATCTTAGTTCTTACCATGGCCCTCGAGTCAGATTTCCAACTAGcttgttttgctttgataCACTTGAGACCTTGAAACTTGATTACGTTTATATTTATGTTCCTTGTCCGGTTTCTATGAAGTCCCTTAGAACTCTTCACCTTCTATCTGTGGTCTACAAAGGCGATGAATCTGGTCATAATCTTTTTGCTAGCTGCCCTAATCTTGAACATTTGGTCCTGCGTCgaggtttcttctttgatgcTGTAGTGAATTTCATCATTGATGCGCCATCTTTGAAGACACTTTTGCTTTCCGATCCCTTTAGTGCGCGAGAGAGTAGTAGGGGATATGTGATAAAAGCTCCTTCTTTGAAGTACTTGGGAATTGAAAGTGTAGAAGGTTTTGAGTATTTTCTGATTGAGAATGTAACCGAGCTAGTTGAGGCAAATATTAGAAACGTTTCTAAGATAGTCAATGAGAATATTTTGGGATCTCTCAAGTCAGCCAAACGTCTTTCCTTGGACTTATCACCTTTGAAG ATTACATATCCTACTGAAGTTATGTACCATCAGCTGGTATATCTGGAGATGCATACACATAAAGTGGAGTGGTGGAATCTACTTACGCACATGCTTGATAGCTCTCCTAAACTACAAGTCCTCAAGCTCATTGAT CGTGAGACTCGTCATGAAAATCTAGAATTCGACAAAAAATACAAGGACCAAGGGAAATGGAATCAACCAAAGTATGTCCCTGAATGTCTCGAAACGTTTATGTGGAGAAATTGCAATtggggaagagaagaagagaaagaagtggCGACGTACATTCTAAGGAACGCAAGACAGCTGAAGAAGGCAACTTTCTCTACGGATCCCATTGAAGCGAAGAGGCTCTGTAAATTGGCCAAAAGACGTAAGATGCGCGAGGAATTGGATGGTGTGGTCATGACTTCCAATTCATGCCACCTTGTTTTTGAATTCGAATGA
- a CDS encoding mucin-5AC-like protein, whose translation MSDRSLKKSLPGKSNRQADENLDLFSVNRGTSLDGRHSFQQAKVAKHGPDDDNNHNIHANEPLYTIAEVPLGDLSRLVLEARNTTSKLQSITTTRVPLRSESDPSSRPTRSGSTIRPSNIPTIRSSSVPKKTTTTQIQASASVSSPKRTVSRSLTPSSRKTPSPTSTPSRISTTTSTTPSFKTAGDAQRSRSLTPRAKPQIAANASSRTNVRSSSVTSRPDRSTTVSATPRTPPRLKETVTLAFGRPVGHVNSPKRNTSPDVTRTRPKGRSASPSLIPTFSGTSHTTTTPKSIKPSATVADSTRPGRKLSRASVQMAINHLDLARNGKVSTHTFSSPMLYPHSIRSSSSGLRKPCGSSEGSCSSSNHEEEDGRSLTKEGNNTENKNDSARYDALLNVKDVKDTNWLLNIDDESPQSLIFDNAFDSPPDLFSPL comes from the exons ATGAGTGATCGGAGTCTGAAAAAGTCTCTCCCCGGTAAAAGCAATCGCCAGGCGGATGAGAATTTGGATCTCTTCTCAGTCAACCGTGGAACTTCTTTGGATG GAAGACATTCTTTCCAACAAGCTAAAGTTGCTAAGCATGGACCTGATGATGACAATAATCACAATATACATGCAAATGAACC GCTTTATACCATTGCAGAAGTTCCATTAGGAGATCTTTCTAGATTGGTTCTAGAAGCTAGAAACACAACTTCCAAGCTTCAGTCCATAACCACTACAAGGGTTCCTTTAAGG aGCGAGAGTGATCCATCTTCAAGACCAACGAGAAGCGGTTCAACAATTCGTCCCTCCAACATTCCCACTATCAGATCCTCTTCGGTCCccaagaagacaacaacaacacaaattcAAGCTTCAGCTTcggtttcttctccaaaaagaACTGTCTCTCGATCTTTGACTCCCTCATCACGCAAAACACCATCACCAACCTCAACTCCTTCAAGAATCAGTACAACTACTTCAACCACTCCTTCCTTCAAAACAGCTGGAGATGCTCAAAGATCAAGATCGTTGACTCCAAGAGCAAAGCCTCAGATTGCAGCAAATGCAAGTAGTAGGACCAATGTGCGTTCTTCGTCTGTAACATCACGTCCTGATAGAAGCACAACAGTTTCAGCAACACCTCGGACACCGCCAAGACTAAAAGAAACAGTCACTCTAGCGTTTGGTAGACCAGTGGGTCATGTTAACTCGCCAAAACGAAACACCTCACCGGATGTTACAAGAACGAGGCCTAAAGGACGctctgcttctccttctctgatTCCGACTTTTTCAGGCACCTCacatacaacaacaactccCAAGTCTATAAAGCCATCTGCCACTGTTGCCGATTCAACTAGGCCAGGAAGGAAGTTGTCAAGAGCTTCTGTTCAAATGGCTATCAATCACTTG GACTTGGCACGAAATGGTAAAGTTAGTACACATACGTTTTCAAGCCCAATGTTGTATCCACACAGCAtcagatcttcttcttcgggtCTAAGAAAACCGTGTGGTAGTAGTGAAGGCagctgcagcagcagcaaccatgaagaggaagatggaAGAAGCTTAACGAAAGAAGGGAACAACACAGAGAACAAGAACGATAGTGCTCGTTACGACGCACTCTTGAATGTTAAAGATGTCAAGGATACAAACTGGCTACTTAACATTGATGATGAATCTCCTCAATCTCTCATCTTCGACAATGCTTTTGACTCTCCTCCTGATCTATTCTCTCCTCTCTGA
- a CDS encoding mucin-5AC-like protein (unknown protein; BEST Arabidopsis thaliana protein match is: unknown protein (TAIR:AT3G08670.1); Has 22744 Blast hits to 9965 proteins in 783 species: Archae - 64; Bacteria - 2760; Metazoa - 8515; Fungi - 3864; Plants - 499; Viruses - 702; Other Eukaryotes - 6340 (source: NCBI BLink).), translating into MSDRSLKKSLPGKSNRQADENLDLFSVNRGTSLDVLIKPGRHSFQQAKVAKHGPDDDNNHNIHANEPLYTIAEVPLGDLSRLVLEARNTTSKLQSITTTRVPLRSESDPSSRPTRSGSTIRPSNIPTIRSSSVPKKTTTTQIQASASVSSPKRTVSRSLTPSSRKTPSPTSTPSRISTTTSTTPSFKTAGDAQRSRSLTPRAKPQIAANASSRTNVRSSSVTSRPDRSTTVSATPRTPPRLKETVTLAFGRPVGHVNSPKRNTSPDVTRTRPKGRSASPSLIPTFSGTSHTTTTPKSIKPSATVADSTRPGRKLSRASVQMAINHLDLARNGKVSTHTFSSPMLYPHSIRSSSSGLRKPCGSSEGSCSSSNHEEEDGRSLTKEGNNTENKNDSARYDALLNVKDVKDTNWLLNIDDESPQSLIFDNAFDSPPDLFSPL; encoded by the exons ATGAGTGATCGGAGTCTGAAAAAGTCTCTCCCCGGTAAAAGCAATCGCCAGGCGGATGAGAATTTGGATCTCTTCTCAGTCAACCGTGGAACTTCTTTGGATG TTTTGATTAAACCAGGAAGACATTCTTTCCAACAAGCTAAAGTTGCTAAGCATGGACCTGATGATGACAATAATCACAATATACATGCAAATGAACC GCTTTATACCATTGCAGAAGTTCCATTAGGAGATCTTTCTAGATTGGTTCTAGAAGCTAGAAACACAACTTCCAAGCTTCAGTCCATAACCACTACAAGGGTTCCTTTAAGG aGCGAGAGTGATCCATCTTCAAGACCAACGAGAAGCGGTTCAACAATTCGTCCCTCCAACATTCCCACTATCAGATCCTCTTCGGTCCccaagaagacaacaacaacacaaattcAAGCTTCAGCTTcggtttcttctccaaaaagaACTGTCTCTCGATCTTTGACTCCCTCATCACGCAAAACACCATCACCAACCTCAACTCCTTCAAGAATCAGTACAACTACTTCAACCACTCCTTCCTTCAAAACAGCTGGAGATGCTCAAAGATCAAGATCGTTGACTCCAAGAGCAAAGCCTCAGATTGCAGCAAATGCAAGTAGTAGGACCAATGTGCGTTCTTCGTCTGTAACATCACGTCCTGATAGAAGCACAACAGTTTCAGCAACACCTCGGACACCGCCAAGACTAAAAGAAACAGTCACTCTAGCGTTTGGTAGACCAGTGGGTCATGTTAACTCGCCAAAACGAAACACCTCACCGGATGTTACAAGAACGAGGCCTAAAGGACGctctgcttctccttctctgatTCCGACTTTTTCAGGCACCTCacatacaacaacaactccCAAGTCTATAAAGCCATCTGCCACTGTTGCCGATTCAACTAGGCCAGGAAGGAAGTTGTCAAGAGCTTCTGTTCAAATGGCTATCAATCACTTG GACTTGGCACGAAATGGTAAAGTTAGTACACATACGTTTTCAAGCCCAATGTTGTATCCACACAGCAtcagatcttcttcttcgggtCTAAGAAAACCGTGTGGTAGTAGTGAAGGCagctgcagcagcagcaaccatgaagaggaagatggaAGAAGCTTAACGAAAGAAGGGAACAACACAGAGAACAAGAACGATAGTGCTCGTTACGACGCACTCTTGAATGTTAAAGATGTCAAGGATACAAACTGGCTACTTAACATTGATGATGAATCTCCTCAATCTCTCATCTTCGACAATGCTTTTGACTCTCCTCCTGATCTATTCTCTCCTCTCTGA
- a CDS encoding mucin-5AC-like protein — protein MSDRSLKKSLPGKSNRQADENLDLFSVNRGTSLDVLIKPGRHSFQQAKVAKHGPDDDNNHNIHANEPLYTIAEVPLGDLSRLVLEARNTTSKLQSITTTRVPLRSESDPSSRPTRSGSTIRPSNIPTIRSSSVPKKTTTTQIQASASVSSPKRTVSRSLTPSSRKTPSPTSTPSRISTTTSTTPSFKTAGDAQRSRSLTPRAKPQIAANASSRTNVRSSSVTSRPDRSTTVSATPRTPPRLKETVTLAFGRPVGHVNSPKRNTSPDVTRTRPKGRSASPSLIPTFSGTSHTTTTPKSIKPSATVADSTRPGRKLSRASVQMAINHLVITFSCHYLIIAKYFCHL, from the exons ATGAGTGATCGGAGTCTGAAAAAGTCTCTCCCCGGTAAAAGCAATCGCCAGGCGGATGAGAATTTGGATCTCTTCTCAGTCAACCGTGGAACTTCTTTGGATG TTTTGATTAAACCAGGAAGACATTCTTTCCAACAAGCTAAAGTTGCTAAGCATGGACCTGATGATGACAATAATCACAATATACATGCAAATGAACC GCTTTATACCATTGCAGAAGTTCCATTAGGAGATCTTTCTAGATTGGTTCTAGAAGCTAGAAACACAACTTCCAAGCTTCAGTCCATAACCACTACAAGGGTTCCTTTAAGG aGCGAGAGTGATCCATCTTCAAGACCAACGAGAAGCGGTTCAACAATTCGTCCCTCCAACATTCCCACTATCAGATCCTCTTCGGTCCccaagaagacaacaacaacacaaattcAAGCTTCAGCTTcggtttcttctccaaaaagaACTGTCTCTCGATCTTTGACTCCCTCATCACGCAAAACACCATCACCAACCTCAACTCCTTCAAGAATCAGTACAACTACTTCAACCACTCCTTCCTTCAAAACAGCTGGAGATGCTCAAAGATCAAGATCGTTGACTCCAAGAGCAAAGCCTCAGATTGCAGCAAATGCAAGTAGTAGGACCAATGTGCGTTCTTCGTCTGTAACATCACGTCCTGATAGAAGCACAACAGTTTCAGCAACACCTCGGACACCGCCAAGACTAAAAGAAACAGTCACTCTAGCGTTTGGTAGACCAGTGGGTCATGTTAACTCGCCAAAACGAAACACCTCACCGGATGTTACAAGAACGAGGCCTAAAGGACGctctgcttctccttctctgatTCCGACTTTTTCAGGCACCTCacatacaacaacaactccCAAGTCTATAAAGCCATCTGCCACTGTTGCCGATTCAACTAGGCCAGGAAGGAAGTTGTCAAGAGCTTCTGTTCAAATGGCTATCAATCACTTGGTAATAACGTTCTCTTgtcattatttgattatagctaaatatttttgtcatttataA
- a CDS encoding mucin-5AC-like protein encodes MDLMMTIITIYMQMNQVPLGDLSRLVLEARNTTSKLQSITTTRVPLRSESDPSSRPTRSGSTIRPSNIPTIRSSSVPKKTTTTQIQASASVSSPKRTVSRSLTPSSRKTPSPTSTPSRISTTTSTTPSFKTAGDAQRSRSLTPRAKPQIAANASSRTNVRSSSVTSRPDRSTTVSATPRTPPRLKETVTLAFGRPVGHVNSPKRNTSPDVTRTRPKGRSASPSLIPTFSGTSHTTTTPKSIKPSATVADSTRPGRKLSRASVQMAINHLDLARNGKVSTHTFSSPMLYPHSIRSSSSGLRKPCGSSEGSCSSSNHEEEDGRSLTKEGNNTENKNDSARYDALLNVKDVKDTNWLLNIDDESPQSLIFDNAFDSPPDLFSPL; translated from the exons ATGGACCTGATGATGACAATAATCACAATATACATGCAAATGAACC AAGTTCCATTAGGAGATCTTTCTAGATTGGTTCTAGAAGCTAGAAACACAACTTCCAAGCTTCAGTCCATAACCACTACAAGGGTTCCTTTAAGG aGCGAGAGTGATCCATCTTCAAGACCAACGAGAAGCGGTTCAACAATTCGTCCCTCCAACATTCCCACTATCAGATCCTCTTCGGTCCccaagaagacaacaacaacacaaattcAAGCTTCAGCTTcggtttcttctccaaaaagaACTGTCTCTCGATCTTTGACTCCCTCATCACGCAAAACACCATCACCAACCTCAACTCCTTCAAGAATCAGTACAACTACTTCAACCACTCCTTCCTTCAAAACAGCTGGAGATGCTCAAAGATCAAGATCGTTGACTCCAAGAGCAAAGCCTCAGATTGCAGCAAATGCAAGTAGTAGGACCAATGTGCGTTCTTCGTCTGTAACATCACGTCCTGATAGAAGCACAACAGTTTCAGCAACACCTCGGACACCGCCAAGACTAAAAGAAACAGTCACTCTAGCGTTTGGTAGACCAGTGGGTCATGTTAACTCGCCAAAACGAAACACCTCACCGGATGTTACAAGAACGAGGCCTAAAGGACGctctgcttctccttctctgatTCCGACTTTTTCAGGCACCTCacatacaacaacaactccCAAGTCTATAAAGCCATCTGCCACTGTTGCCGATTCAACTAGGCCAGGAAGGAAGTTGTCAAGAGCTTCTGTTCAAATGGCTATCAATCACTTG GACTTGGCACGAAATGGTAAAGTTAGTACACATACGTTTTCAAGCCCAATGTTGTATCCACACAGCAtcagatcttcttcttcgggtCTAAGAAAACCGTGTGGTAGTAGTGAAGGCagctgcagcagcagcaaccatgaagaggaagatggaAGAAGCTTAACGAAAGAAGGGAACAACACAGAGAACAAGAACGATAGTGCTCGTTACGACGCACTCTTGAATGTTAAAGATGTCAAGGATACAAACTGGCTACTTAACATTGATGATGAATCTCCTCAATCTCTCATCTTCGACAATGCTTTTGACTCTCCTCCTGATCTATTCTCTCCTCTCTGA
- the FER gene encoding Malectin/receptor-like protein kinase family protein (FERONIA (FER); FUNCTIONS IN: protein kinase activity, kinase activity; INVOLVED IN: pollen tube reception, post-embryonic development, protein amino acid autophosphorylation; LOCATED IN: filiform apparatus, plasma membrane, membrane; EXPRESSED IN: 28 plant structures; EXPRESSED DURING: 13 growth stages; CONTAINS InterPro DOMAIN/s: Protein kinase, ATP binding site (InterPro:IPR017441), Malectin/receptor-like protein kinase (InterPro:IPR021720), Protein kinase, catalytic domain (InterPro:IPR000719), Serine-threonine/tyrosine-protein kinase (InterPro:IPR001245), Protein kinase-like domain (InterPro:IPR011009), Serine/threonine-protein kinase, active site (InterPro:IPR008271); BEST Arabidopsis thaliana protein match is: Malectin/receptor-like protein kinase family protein (TAIR:AT3G04690.1); Has 113642 Blast hits to 112400 proteins in 4384 species: Archae - 101; Bacteria - 12955; Metazoa - 42231; Fungi - 9220; Plants - 32542; Viruses - 402; Other Eukaryotes - 16191 (source: NCBI BLink).) — MKITEGRFRLSLLLLLLLISAATLISAADYSPTEKILLNCGGGASNLTDTDNRIWISDVKSKFLSSSSEDSKTSPALTQDPSVPEVPYMTARVFRSPFTYTFPVASGRKFVRLYFYPNSYDGLNATNSLFSVSFGPYTLLKNFSASQTAEALTYAFIIKEFVVNVEGGTLNMTFTPESAPSNAYAFVNGIEVTSMPDMYSSTDGTLTMVGSSGSVTIDNSTALENVYRLNVGGNDISPSADTGLYRSWYDDQPYIFGAGLGIPETADPNMTIKYPTGTPTYVAPVDVYSTARSMGPTAQINLNYNLTWIFSIDSGFTYLVRLHFCEVSSNITKINQRVFTIYLNNQTAEPEADVIAWTSSNGVPFHKDYVVNPPEGNGQQDLWLALHPNPVNKPEYYDSLLNGVEIFKMNTSDGNLAGTNPIPGPQVTADPSKVLRPTTRKSKSNTAIIAGAASGAVVLALIIGFCVFGAYRRRKRGDYQPASDATSGWLPLSLYGNSHSAGSAKTNTTGSYASSLPSNLCRHFSFAEIKAATKNFDESRVLGVGGFGKVYRGEIDGGTTKVAIKRGNPMSEQGVHEFQTEIEMLSKLRHRHLVSLIGYCEENCEMILVYDYMAHGTMREHLYKTQNPSLPWKQRLEICIGAARGLHYLHTGAKHTIIHRDVKTTNILLDEKWVAKVSDFGLSKTGPTLDHTHVSTVVKGSFGYLDPEYFRRQQLTEKSDVYSFGVVLFEALCARPALNPTLAKEQVSLAEWAPYCYKKGMLDQIVDPYLKGKITPECFKKFAETAMKCVLDQGIERPSMGDVLWNLEFALQLQESAEENGKGVCGDMDMDEIKYDDGNCKGKNDKSSDVYEGNVTDSRSSGIDMSIGGRSLASEDSDGLTPSAVFSQIMNPKGR; from the coding sequence ATGAAGATCACAGAGGGACGATTccgtctctctcttcttcttcttcttcttctcatatcTGCAGCAACTTTAATCTCAGCTGCTGATTACTCTCCAACAGAGAAAATCCTATTGAATTGCGGTGGTGGTGCTTCTAATCTAACCGACACAGATAACCGTATATGGATCTCCGAtgtcaaatcaaaattcttaTCATCTTCCTCTGAAGACTCTAAAACATCACCAGCGTTAACACAAGATCCTTCCGTTCCCGAAGTTCCTTACATGACGGCGAGAGTTTTCCGATCTCCTTTCACTTACACTTTCCCTGTAGCATCAGGTCGTAAATTCGTGCGTCTCTACTTCTACCCAAACTCGTACGACGGTCTCAACGCTACCAACTCGTTATTCTCCGTCTCCTTTGGTCCTTACACTCTTCTCAAGAATTTCAGTGCTTCTCAGACGGCGGAGGCGTTGACTTACGCTTTCATCATCAAGGAGTTTGTTGTCAACGTTGAAGGTGGAACGTTGAACATGACGTTTACACCGGAATCAGCTCCGTCTAATGCGTATGCGTTTGTTAATGGGATTGAGGTTACTTCAATGCCTGATATGTATAGTAGTACTGATGGGACTTTGACTATGGTTGGATCATCTGGCTCTGTTACTATTGATAACAGTACTGCTCTTGAGAATGTGTATAGGCTCAATGTTGGAGGGAATGATATCTCGCCTTCCGCGGATACGGGTTTGTATAGGTCGTGGTATGATGATCAGCCTTATATATTTGGTGCAGGACTTGGTATTCCAGAGACTGCTGATCCCAACATGACGATTAAGTATCCTACGGGGACTCCTACTTATGTTGCTCCTGTGGATGTTTATTCAACCGCGAGGTCTATGGGTCCAACAGCTCAGATCAATCTCAACTACAATCTTACTTGGATTTTCAGCATTGACTCTGGTTTCACTTACCTTGTTAGACTTCATTTCTGTGAGGTTTCTTCGAATATCACTAAGATCAACCAACGGGTGTTTACAATCTACCTCAACAATCAAACTGCTGAGCCTGAAGCTGATGTGATTGCTTGGACTAGTTCAAACGGGGTTCCGTTTCACAAGGATTACGTGGTGAATCCTCCAGAGGGAAATGGACAGCAAGATTTGTGGCTTGCTCTTCATCCTAACCCAGTTAACAAGCCGGAGTATTatgattctcttcttaatGGAGTGGAGATATTCAAGATGAATACTTCTGATGGTAATCTGGCTGGTACCAATCCTATACCTGGTCCACAGGTGACTGCTGATCCATCTAAAGTCCTACGCCCGACTACTAGGAAATCGAAAAGCAATACGGCTATTATTGCAGGCGCAGCCAGTGGTGCAGTTGTTCTGGCCCTTATCATTgggttttgtgtgtttggtgCTTACCGCAGACGTAAGCGTGGTGATTACCAGCCTGCTAGTGATGCAACATCAGGGTGGCTTCCACTATCTCTGTATGGAAACTCACATTCTGCTGGCTCGGCGAAGACAAACACAACAGGAAGTTATGCCTCGTCCCTTCCGTCAAATCTTTGCCGTCACTTCTCGTTTGCTGAGATCAAAGCTGCCACTAAAAACTTTGATGAGTCCCGGGTGCTTGGTGTTGGTGGTTTCGGCAAGGTTTACAGAGGAGAGATTGATGGCGGAACTACAAAGGTAGCCATCAAGAGAGGCAACCCAATGTCCGAGCAAGGTGTACATGAGTTCCAGACTGAGATTGAAATGCTTTCAAAGCTTAGACATCGTCATCTTGTGTCCTTGATTGGATACTGTGAAGAGAACTGCGAAATGATCTTAGTCTATGATTACATGGCTCATGGTACAATGAGGGAGCATCTCTACAAAACCCAGAATCCTTCTCTTCCATGGAAGCAACGTCTTGAGATATGCATTGGAGCAGCCCGAGGTTTACACTATCTACACACTGGTGCAAAACACACAATCATCCATAGAGATGTGAAGACAACAAACATTCTATTGGATGAGAAATGGGTGGCCAAGGTCTCTGATTTTGGTCTATCGAAGACTGGTCCTACACTAGACCACACACACGTAAGCACAGTTGTGAAAGGAAGTTTCGGTTATCTTGACCCAGAGTATTTCAGACGGCAGCAACTGACTGAGAAATCCGATGTCTACTCCTTTGGCGTTGTTCTATTCGAAGCTCTATGCGCTCGTCCAGCCTTGAACCCAACACTTGCAAAGGAACAAGTGAGCTTAGCTGAGTGGGCACCATACTGCTACAAGAAAGGCATGCTAGATCAAATCGTTGATCCCTACCTCAAGGGCAAGATCACACCAGAATGCTTCAAAAAGTTTGCTGAAACCGCGATGAAGTGTGTTCTAGACCAGGGCATTGAGAGACCATCAATGGGAGATGTTCTGTGGAACTTAGAATTTGCGTTGCAGCTCCAGGAAAGCGCAGAAGAGAACGGAAAAGGAGTATGCGGTGACATGGACATGGATGAGATTAAGTACGATGATGGAAACTGTAAAGGAAAGAACGACAAGAGTTCTGATGTGTATGAAGGGAATGTGACGGACTCGAGGAGCAGTGGAATAGATATGAGCATCGGTGGTAGGAGTTTGGCCAGCGAAGATTCAGATGGACTCACTCCAAGTGCTGTGTTTTCTCAGATCATGAATCCAAAGGGACGTTAG